The nucleotide sequence GGTGGAGGCCAAGTTGCCGCCTCTGAAGTTGCCCAAAGAGCGCAGATCCCTGGCGCAGCACATTAACATGATCACCATCGTGGCCACCACTTGCTCGCTGGGTAAAAGGGATTTTGTTTTACTATACACTTTATgacttaatttgtttgttactCTTCAAGTGGAGCACATTATGAGCATGTTGTCCATGGGCTACTATGTCAACTCCTGTCCCCGATGGCCAGATCGTCCCATAGACAGTTTCCTGTACTTGAGCTTCTCCTCGGTCTTCTACTTCGTGGACTACACACGCTTCCTGGGCATTGTGGGCAAGGTGGTCAATGTGCTGAGCACCTTCGCCTGGAACTTTAACGACATCTTTGTGATGGCAGTTAGCGTAGCTTTGGCTGCTCGCTTTCGTCAGCTTAATGACTACATGATGAGGGAGGCTAGATTGGTAAGAATTTGCATCAGACCAATAGAATCTTAATGAATCTGAGTGATAACCTGCTTAGCCCACCACTGTGGACTATTGGATGCAGTGCAGGATTAACTTTCGCAACCTTTGCAAGCTGTGCGAAGAGGTGGACGATGCCATATCCACCATTACATTGCTCTGCTTCAGCAACAATCTGTACTTCATCTGCGGAAAGATCCTAAAGAGTATGCAGTAGGttctttaatatttcattatatCTATATGTTAATGTATGAATTTGTACCTATATTTTTCTAGGGCCAAGCCGTCTATATGGCATGCCCTGTACTTCTGGTTCTCGCTGGTCTACCTACTTGGTCGCACCCTCATCCTGTCCCTGTACAGCTCCAGTATAAATGATGAGTCCAAGCGACCACTGGTAATCTTTCGATTGGTTCCCCGGGAATATTGGTGCGATGAGGTAGGATGATATATATGCTAATACCAGAAATTTGGATAATCCCTCACAAATTTGCAGCTAAAACGCTTTTCGGAGGAGGTCCAAATGGACAATGTGGCTCTGACTGGCATGAAATTCTTTCGGCTAACACGCGGCGTTGTCATTTCGGTTTGTTTACCCAAAAATGCTTGcaaaatattcaattatagCACTATACTATATCCCTAGGTGGCCGGCACAATTGTGACCTACGAACTCATTTTGCTGCAATTCAATGGCGAGGAAAAGGTGCCCGGCTGTTTCGAAAACTGAATTTTGTGGAAGTGGCAGGGGGTTAAGTCCGcaaaatatatactttgttGCTGTGTTGGTCCTTAATTATAGATAAGTGCAAAACAACAGGTGTTTCTAATAGTCATTGGGCACTCACAGTGTGACAATTCAGTTGGCTGGGCCAATCCTTTAAAGCAGTTTACCCCAGCAGGTCCTAGGATGAAGATTCTTCCGAAGCTGGAGCGCAAGTTGAGGCGGCTGAAGAAAAGGGTAACCCGGACATCACTGTTCAGAAAATTGGATTTGGTTCACGAGAGGTTGGATATgggtattttattatttaaaatttggttatataactttattttagtGCCCGAAAAAAGGCATTTCAAGAGAGTTGTGAGACCTACAAAAATCAGATTGAGAATGAGTACGAAATCAGGAATAGTTTGCCCAGTAAGTTATGCATAAACTATTATTGTGAAAAAAGTGTAATAGTCCTGGATCAAACAGAGCTGTCTCGTAGCGATAAGGAGGCATTCCTCAGCGATGGAAGCTTCCACCAGGCGGTGGGCAGAGTGCTCCTAGTGGCGGAGTTCTTTGCCATGATGCCGGTCAAGGGTGTGACGGGCAAACATCCTTCGGATCTGAGCTTCTCTTGGCGCAACATACGCACCTGTTTCAGTCTGCTTTTCATCGCCTCGAGCTTAGCTAACTTTGGACTGTCGTTGTTTAAGGTGTTAAACAATCCGATTAGTTTCAACAGTATTAAGCCCATTATATTCCGGGGTTCTGTCCTGCTGGTCTTGATAGTGGCTCTTAATCTGGCTAGGCAGTGGCCCCAGTTGATGATGTACTGGCACACGGTGGAGAAGGATCTGCCGCAGTACAAGACACAGTTGACCAAGTGGAAGATGGGTCATACCATTTCCATGGTCATGCTGCTGGGAATGATGCTGTCCTTTGGTAAATATTATACCATATAAGATATATTCCAAAAGCAAACCCAAAATGCCACCACAGCGGAGCATATCCTGAGCATGGTATCGGCCATAAACTACGCCTCATTCTGCAACCGCACCGCCGATCCCATCCAGAACTACTTTCTGCGCACCAACGATGAGATCTTCTTCGTGACCAGCTACTCCACAACTCTGGCCTTGTGGGGCAAATTCCAGAATGTGTTTTCGACCTTCATATGGAACTACATGGACCTGTTCGTGATGATTGTGAGCATTGGACTGGCTTCGAAGTTTCGCCAGCTCAACGATGATTTGCGAAACTTTAAAGGAATGGTAAGACAATGCTAACTAAATCCCTTATGAAAAGCAATAACCACTTGCAGAATATGGCTCCATCTTACTGGTCAGAGCGTCGTATTCAGTACAGAAATATATGCATACTGTGCGACAAAATGGACGATGCCATATCACTCATAACAATGGTGTCCTTCTCCAACAACTTGTATTTCATTTGCGTCCAGTTGCTGAGAAGCTTGAAGTGAGTTCATGCACTTAATAACATCCAGTTGTTCAGTTTATATAATCCTTCCCAGCACTATGCCATCGGTGGCCCATGCTGTGTACTTTTACTTCTCGCTCATCTTTCTAATTGGTCGCACTCTGGCGGTTTCACTGTACTCCTCGAGTGTTCATGATGAATCCAGGCTGACTTTGAGATATCTGCGCTGTGTGCCCAAGGAGTCCTGGTGTCCGGAGGTGAAACGATTTACGGAGGAGGTAATCAGCGATGAGGTGGCCCTCACTGGCATGAAGTTTTTCCACCTCACAAGGAAGCTGGTGCTGAGTGTAAGACTACACAAATATGAATGTAATCATATAGTTTAGTATGATATCCACTTACTTAGGTGGCTGGAACCATCGTCACGTACGAACTTGTTCTCATCCAATTTCATGAGGACAACGACCTGTGGGACTGCGATCAGAGCTATTACTCATAGGAGTTTGATTTTCACAAGGTTTATTgcgtaataaataaaaaatcatcttgcactttattattattgtttgtttaaaGCGGTAAAAGGAAACCAACAAAATGTCGCTCTTAATATCAATCGGTTACATTGCCTAATTGTACGTCACATTATCCGCTAGAGAGATTCTACGTGTGTCCGTGTGTAGATTCCACAAAGAATGGTCGCTATTTCACTTACAGGCTAATCGGCTAACTCTGATGGTGGATGAGATAAATGGGGCACCTACTGTCGACTGGCATGGGGTCCATCATGTGTCAGCGAAAGTGTCGTGTTTGGAACGCTTGGAATATACAATATGCGATATAAGATGCAAAATTCAGCTAaagattttcaattacttATGTTTAGATTCAGTTTAGTGTGTTGCTCCGTTTCCaactttgtgttttttttttttctttttgccacTACAAAGGAAAGGTAACATGTTCGGAAGTTTGGTGGTTTCTGGTTGCATATGTATGTTCctctataaaatatatgaagCGGAAGCTACACGATAACTACATGGTACCATTATGTATGTGGGTGTATATATAGGATCCTAACACATATGAGTCTGTGTCTAATACGATTTCTACGACTGCCAATAAAGAACTACAAAAACTTGTTCGATGTTTTGCTGAACGCCTTCACGCTTCACACAGAAAAATGCTGGGGGGGATTTCGACTTGGCTGAGAGAAGGCAAAAATAAAGTATCACAAAGATTGAGATCTTAAATTAAAGCATAGCGAGAGAGCGCAAACGATCGGTTTGGAGGATTAGCCTCAGTCCTTATTGAAGATGGGGAATGCAGAGGCTCGAGTAGCGAGTGTGGCATGAATGCGTTAAGTTTGCATTAGCGTTTTGCGTTTAACAAGTCTGGGGCATCGCAGGGCCTCAGTGCCGCTTGGCGTCGTATTGCTTGACCTTCTCCGGAATGGCTGCCTTCTCCACGACCACGTGCATGCCCAGTTCCTCCAGGGACTTTACGTAGACCAGCTTTCGCCAAAACTTTGTGCTACGAGAGATAAAGCAGTATTTATATGAGATCTACATTTGACaatgattattattacttaCCTCACAAAAGGCCGCGCCATCCAAACCAGCGATTTTATCCAGAATGTCGGATGCACCAAATACATGTGCTTCAGGCTTTTGCGCAGTCGGCGATCAAGCAGCTGATAACACCTAAAGGATTATCATAGCACGGCATTAGAAATCTCCTTAAAAAACAGACCGAACAACTCACCGTTTAAGCCAGGGAAAAGGTGGCACATTACGCCTATTGGAGCCGCCATGCAGATAGATTAGCACATAGTCATCAGTGACCAACTGTTCCAGGGTCTTGACCACGTACAGAAACAAATTGTCCATCACGTAGCTGTAGTCGGCCCTCGACCTATCCGGCAGGTGACAGGCGCAAAAGATGACAATGGCGTTCTGACCGCCAGATTTGAGATAGCCGCCGTGGGACAGCACACGCTTGTAGGGCTCTATGACCCGCATGTCGATCTCCCTGGTACGTCCATCCGGTAAAGTGATCTTCTGCCAATTCCGCGAATCACGTCTCTCTTCAGCAGCCGTATACTGTGGCAGAGTTGAGGCAGCCGTAGCCGATGCCGGAGCATTTGGCGTGGGCGTGGTGGCCAAACCGAACTCCAGGTCCAGTTCCAAGTCGTCGTCGTGGTCGGGCAGCAGTTCCGGACCCTCgcagtcgtcgtcgtcatcctcTCCGTCTAAGCCATCAATCAGGGAGCTCGATGGACTTAGAGAGGCCAAATTGTGCTCAATGTCCTCGTCATCGTCGAAGCTGTGATTGGAGATGGAATCCAGGCTAGATATGTCCTCGCCACCAGGGAGTGCAGTCGATCGTTTGGATTtcttgccattgccattgggCATCAGGGAAACGGACTGAAAGTTAGACTCCACGGCGGCCAAGTACTGGGAC is from Drosophila melanogaster chromosome 3L and encodes:
- the Gr64e gene encoding gustatory receptor 64e, isoform A, encoding MARTTGDPAKRRRCMSRIKFWRRSRVGSEVVEKDTKRFKLSLIKAWLLRIRQEDYKYSGSFQEAIKPVLIIAQIFALMPVRKVSSKFAEDLTFTWFSVRSYYALVTILFFGVSSGYMVAFVTSVSFNFDSVETLVFYLSIFLISLSFFQLARKWPEIAQSWQLVEAKLPPLKLPKERRSLAQHINMITIVATTCSLVEHIMSMLSMGYYVNSCPRWPDRPIDSFLYLSFSSVFYFVDYTRFLGIVGKVVNVLSTFAWNFNDIFVMAVSVALAARFRQLNDYMMREARLPTTVDYWMQCRINFRNLCKLCEEVDDAISTITLLCFSNNLYFICGKILKSMQAKPSIWHALYFWFSLVYLLGRTLILSLYSSSINDESKRPLVIFRLVPREYWCDELKRFSEEVQMDNVALTGMKFFRLTRGVVISVAGTIVTYELILLQFNGEEKVPGCFEN
- the Gr64e gene encoding gustatory receptor 64e, isoform B; this translates as MARTTGDPAKRRRCMSRIKFWRRSRVGSDATLGIIKYRVVEKDTKRFKLSLIKAWLLRIRQEDYKYSGSFQEAIKPVLIIAQIFALMPVRKVSSKFAEDLTFTWFSVRSYYALVTILFFGVSSGYMVAFVTSVSFNFDSVETLVFYLSIFLISLSFFQLARKWPEIAQSWQLVEAKLPPLKLPKERRSLAQHINMITIVATTCSLVEHIMSMLSMGYYVNSCPRWPDRPIDSFLYLSFSSVFYFVDYTRFLGIVGKVVNVLSTFAWNFNDIFVMAVSVALAARFRQLNDYMMREARLPTTVDYWMQCRINFRNLCKLCEEVDDAISTITLLCFSNNLYFICGKILKSMQAKPSIWHALYFWFSLVYLLGRTLILSLYSSSINDESKRPLVIFRLVPREYWCDELKRFSEEVQMDNVALTGMKFFRLTRGVVISVAGTIVTYELILLQFNGEEKVPGCFEN
- the Gr64f gene encoding gustatory receptor 64f; the encoded protein is MKILPKLERKLRRLKKRVTRTSLFRKLDLVHESARKKAFQESCETYKNQIENEYEIRNSLPKLSRSDKEAFLSDGSFHQAVGRVLLVAEFFAMMPVKGVTGKHPSDLSFSWRNIRTCFSLLFIASSLANFGLSLFKVLNNPISFNSIKPIIFRGSVLLVLIVALNLARQWPQLMMYWHTVEKDLPQYKTQLTKWKMGHTISMVMLLGMMLSFAEHILSMVSAINYASFCNRTADPIQNYFLRTNDEIFFVTSYSTTLALWGKFQNVFSTFIWNYMDLFVMIVSIGLASKFRQLNDDLRNFKGMNMAPSYWSERRIQYRNICILCDKMDDAISLITMVSFSNNLYFICVQLLRSLNTMPSVAHAVYFYFSLIFLIGRTLAVSLYSSSVHDESRLTLRYLRCVPKESWCPEVKRFTEEVISDEVALTGMKFFHLTRKLVLSVAGTIVTYELVLIQFHEDNDLWDCDQSYYS
- the CG11593 gene encoding uncharacterized protein, isoform B, which encodes MSLHYAESESSPSESKMDISETPTDSTGVSPLADDVLPTAPEKNILKLEQAKQDHDKEELEFKTTSALDNRILRPELLPMEAMPQRHNIIERTLANSHPLMSPTNTDSDSEPFQLKKQEKQLPRSNFPDVVPTTETVQVKNNLNQCRNKPQDAKVSLLRANSPDILSSESDADVSQYLAAVESNFQSVSLMPNGNGKKSKRSTALPGGEDISSLDSISNHSFDDDEDIEHNLASLSPSSSLIDGLDGEDDDDDCEGPELLPDHDDDLELDLEFGLATTPTPNAPASATAASTLPQYTAAEERRDSRNWQKITLPDGRTREIDMRVIEPYKRVLSHGGYLKSGGQNAIVIFCACHLPDRSRADYSYVMDNLFLYVVKTLEQLVTDDYVLIYLHGGSNRRNVPPFPWLKRCYQLLDRRLRKSLKHMYLVHPTFWIKSLVWMARPFVSTKFWRKLVYVKSLEELGMHVVVEKAAIPEKVKQYDAKRH